The window AAATGAAATAAATATTGTTTATATTTGTTATAATTAAATAGAAGACTTAAAAACATAATTAAGGAAGTGTATTTAGTGAGTATCAATGATATCGCACAAAAACTGGAAAAATTTAAGAACATGGGCTATATAATACCCCATAAGTCCTTACTAAAAACTCCCCAACAGATTGAAGGTATACGCAAAAGCGGTGAGATTACTACTCAAATACTTGATTTATTGGAGAAAGAAGTTAAACCCGGCATTACAACAGCAGAAGTAGATAAAATTGTATACGAATATACAGTTGCACACAATGCAATCCCTGCACCACTGAATTACAACGGTTTTCCCAAAAGCGTATGTACTTCTATAAACGATGTCGTATGCCACGGAATACCTGATGAAAAAACCGTACTCAAATCGGGAGATATAGTCAATATTGATGTTTCTACCATTTTGGACGGATATTTTTCAGATGCAAGCAGAATGTATATGATAGGTGATGTTTCACCAAATGCAAAAAAGCT of the Ruminiclostridium papyrosolvens DSM 2782 genome contains:
- the map gene encoding type I methionyl aminopeptidase produces the protein MSINDIAQKLEKFKNMGYIIPHKSLLKTPQQIEGIRKSGEITTQILDLLEKEVKPGITTAEVDKIVYEYTVAHNAIPAPLNYNGFPKSVCTSINDVVCHGIPDEKTVLKSGDIVNIDVSTILDGYFSDASRMYMIGDVSPNAKKLVEVTKECLDIGTQQVKPFASINDIGRAIEPFANNHGYSVVRDLGGHGVGLYFHEDPHVDHFKRKDMGFLILPGMVFTIEPMINEGRYRVQIGRDNWTVTTKDGSLSAQWEYTIAVTGTGFEILAH